The following are from one region of the Oncorhynchus gorbuscha isolate QuinsamMale2020 ecotype Even-year unplaced genomic scaffold, OgorEven_v1.0 Un_scaffold_10938, whole genome shotgun sequence genome:
- the LOC124030370 gene encoding ATP-dependent translocase ABCB1-like, translating into MGKKDEIAVAKVKLEQNGDIGEDKDEEKKGEKEPKMPMIGAIALFRFADGWDRLMIVLGTIMAMVNGTVLPLMCIVFGDMTDSFIGDSIQTQNNFTSESVLTSFTSLEQSAYAKAGAVAEEVISSVRTVFAFGGQQKEITRYEKNLEDAKNMGIRKAISANIAMGFTFLMIYLSYALSFWYGSTLILSGEYTIGTVLTVFFTVLIGAFAMGQTSPNVQAFASARGAAHKVYNIIDNVRHTPSPHTH; encoded by the exons ATGGGCAAGAAGGACGAGATAGCTGTGGCCAAAGTCAAGCTTGAGCAAAACGGAGACATTGG AGAGGATAAAGATgaagagaaaaagggggagaaagagccAAAGATGCCGATGATTGGAGCCATAGCTCTG TTCAGGTTTGCTGATGGTTGGGACAGGTTGATGATTGTGCTGGGGACCATCATGGCTATGGTTAATGGAACGGTCCTCCCTCTCATGTGTATTGTCTTTGGGGACATGACTGACAGCTTCATAGGAGACTCCATACAGACACAGAATAACTTCACCAGTGAGTca GTACTGACGTCCTTCACATCCCTGGAGCAGAGTGCCTATGCTAAAGCTGGAGCCGTGGCTGAGGAGGTGATCTCTTCTGTCAGAACAGTCTTCGCTTTCGGTGGACAACAGAAGGAGAtaaccag GTACGAGAAAAACCTGGAGGATGCTAAGAACATGGGTATCCGTAAAGCCATCTCTGCTAACATCGCCATGGGCTTCACCTTCCTGATGATCTATCTGTCCTACGCTCTGTCCTTCTGGTACGGCAGCACACTCATCCTATCTGGAGAATACACCATTGGAACTGTCCTcacc GTGTTCTTCACAGTGTTGATCGGGGCGTTTGCCATGGGACAGACTTCTCCTAATGTCCAGGCCTTCGCCAGTGCCCGGGGAGCGGCACACAAAGTCTACAACATCATCGACAATGTGAGACACACACCCTctcctcacacacac